The genomic window TGGCCATTCAACACCAGACGGACAACGTCTACGGCGTGCAGTTCCACCCCGAATCCTTCGGCACCGAATGCGGCATCGACCTGGCGCGACGGTTCATCGATATCACCCGCACTCGGTAAGCGACGATCTTGAGCAGTTCTCCCCCACCACCGTTTCGCTGGATGCAGCAGCGCCTGGAGGAACTGGACCAAGCCGCCCTGCGACGACGGCTGCGGCCGGCCGACACGCAATCGCTGCAGCTGATCGACCAACACGGCCAGCCGCGAATTAACTTTGGCTCCAACGACTACCTGGGCCTTGCCAGCCAACCACTGACGGCGCCCGCGCGGCCGCCCGGAGATCGCTTGCCGCCGGTCGACCAGCCGCCGCGGCGAGGCAGCGGAGCCAGCGCGCTGGTGTGCGGACACACGCTGCTGCACCAACGGCTGATCGACGCCCTGCGACAACTGGAAGAGACCGAAGCGGCCGTGTTGTACCCCTCGGGCTATGCGGCCTGCAGCGGTTGTGTCGCGGCCTTGGCACGACGCGGCGATTTAATCCTCAGCGATGCCCTCAACCACGCCAGCCTGATCGATGGCTGCCGGCTCTCCAAAGCCGAACGCTTTGTGTTTGCCCACGCCGACACGGAGATGGTGGAGGCTTTGCTGAAGCATCATCGCCGAAGTTTTCGCAACGCTTGGATCGTCACCGACAGCGTGTTCAGCATGGATGGCGACATCGCTCCGCTGCAACGCCTAGCCGCCATCGCCGCCCGCTACGATGCCACGCTGATCGTCGACGAAGCCCATGGCACAGCCGTACTGGGCAGTGACGGCAGCGGTGCTTGCGCGGCGCTGGGAATCAAGGACCAAGTCCCGATTCGCATCGGTACGCTCAGCAAAGCCCTCGGCGCCCAAGGCGGCTTTGTGGTCGGCCCTCAGGTGGTGATCGATTATTTGCTGAACCACTCGCGGCCTTTGATCTACAGTACCGCCGCCGCCCCCACGACCATCGCCGCAGCCCTGCTGGGCGTGCAATCAATTGCCGAGGAACCGAAAAAACGCGAACACGTCCAGCGACTCAGCCGACGACTGCGAGCCGGGCTGAGATCGCTGGGCAAAGACCAACCCGCGGATGATTCGTTGGCCGCCGGGGTGCCGATCGTACCGATCCGGTTGGGCGCGGCCGAAGCTGCGACTGCCGCGGCGGAACAACTATGGGATCGCGGGTTCTACGTCCCGGCCATCCGTCCCCCGACCGTCCCGCCGGGCACCTCGCGACTGCGGGTCAGTTTGTCGGCGGCCCACAGCGAACAGCAAGTCGACGCCTTGCTCGAAGCCATCGCGCACCTGCCCGTAGCCTAGGCTTCCAGACTGGGGACGAGGACATCCCGGTCCCCCCTCCCCCAAATCTTTCGCGCATAACGTTGTCCATGATCTTCAAACTTGATCGCGAAATATTTGGGGGAGGGGGTTAGGGGGAGGGGCCGATGCGCGCAACTGGCGTCACCTCGACTGCTTCAAGAACACTACCAATCAGCACAACGGCTAACCGGCAAATCAGCGGCGCCGTGTGCCCCTCCCCCGAAACGGTCGCGGTCACATCTCTCGAAATGGAGAACTCCGCCGCGACCATTTCGGGGGAGGGGGGACGCGTTTTACCGACTGGGAGGCGGAGCCTCCGATGCAGTGCGTTGCCAGGCGGAGCCTGGCAACGAGATATTCGGCTACGGTCGCGGTCCCCACGCTCTGGCGAGCGTAGCTACGGGGCTGGCTACACGTCCAGATTACGCACGTCCAAGGCGTGCTTCTCGATGAACTCTCGTCGCGGTTCGACCTTGTCGCCCATCAACAAGCGAAACATTTCGTCGGCCGCGCCGGCATCAGCCAGATTGACCTGCACCAGCGTTCGGTTGGAAGGATCCAGCGTGGTTTCCCGCAATTCTTCGGCGTTCATTTCGCCCAACCCTTTAAAGCGGGTCAACTGCAACCCCTTTTCACCGGCCGCTCGAACCTGTGGCAACAGTTCGCGAAGGTCTTCTAGAGACCGTCGGTTATCATCGCCGCGCACCAATTCAAACCGCGGAGCGGTGCTGCCGGTGCGTTCCTGTGGAATCAAATCGTCGATACCAACGCCCACTTGCTGCAAATCTTTCAAAGCCGAGTTGATCGTGCGGACTTCGTGCAGTTCGATCAGATACACCGACGGACCGGCCGCTTCCTCGGGCGCCTTATCGCCTTCTGCACCCTCTTCGCCTTCGGCGGCCGGTTCGGCTTCGCTATCGAGCGAGAGGTTGTTGGCACTGAGGTATTCTTCGACCTTTTCGTGCGACTGGAACCAGTGATCTTCGGCGCCGACGAACAAGTGGAATGGTGGCAGGCGATTGGTTTCGGGATCCAACCGCAGGGCGTGGGCTTTCAGACTGATGCCGCGACGTTCCATGGCCGTGATGGCGTCTTCGATTCCCGCCAGCGTGGTGCACAGTTTCTCCATCTGCTCGCCTTCGATGCGGCGTCCGTCTTCGGCTTCGAACACGCTGTCGGCCAAACCGCGTTCGAGCAGCTGAGCTTTCATTTCTTCTTCGGTTTGGATGTAGTAGCGTTCCTTGCCACGGCTGACGCGGAACAGTGGCGGCTGGGCGACGTAGACGTGTCCGCCGGCAACCAACTGATACATTTGGCGATAGAAGAAGCACAGCAACAGGGTGCGGATGTGGCTACCGTCCACGTCCGCGTCGGTCATGATGATGATCTTGTTGTAACGTCGCCGCGTGAGGTCTTGGTCGGCACCGATGCCCGTACCGATGGCCTGAATCATCGACTGGACTTCTTCGTTCGCCAACACCTTGTCTTCGCGACTTTTGTAGGCGTTGATGATCTTACCACGCAGCGGCAGGATGGCTTGGTATTCACGCATCCGTCCGCCTTCGGCCGAACCACCGGCCGAGTCACCTTCCACCAGGTAGACTTCGCACTCTTCCATCTTTTTGCTGATACAGTCGCGAAGTTTACCGGGCAGTCCGCCGCCGCCGAGGGCGTCTTTGCGTTTGCGCAACATATCTTTGGCTTTGCGAGCCGCTTCGCGGGCCTCGGCGGCCAACAGACCTTTGCGGACAATCGTTTTGGCAACCCGAGGATTTTCTTCCATGTACTTGGTCAGCTGTTCGCCGACGCCGCCGCTGACAATCCCTTCGACTTCGCCGTTGCCGAGTTTGGTTTTGGTTTGCCCTTCAAACTGCGGATGCGGCACGCGAACACTGATCACCGCCGTCAGGCCTTCGCGGAAGTCATCGCCGGTGGGCGTGGTGGCTTTGAACAGGTTTTCTTTTTTGCCGTAGTTGTTCAGCGTTCGTGTCAGGGCGGAGCGGAAGCCCGACACGTGGGTGCCGCCCTCGATGGTGTGAATGTTGTTCACGTAGGACTGCACGGTTTCGGTGAAGTCGGTGTTGTACTGCAGCGCGATCTCGTACTCCACGCCGTCGCGCGAACCCTGCATGTGGATCACATCGCTGTGCAGCACATCGCTGGCGCGGTTGAGATGCTCGACGAATTCCAGGATCCCGCGTTCGTATTTGAAATCGCCCGATTCGCCGTTGCGTTCGTCCAGAAACTTGATGTGCACGCCGGAATTCAAGAAGGCCAGTTCCTGAAGACGTTTGTACAGCGTGTCGAAGGAATACTTGGTGGTGCTGAAAATCTGGCCGTCAGCCTTGAAGGTCGTCTTGGTGCCCTTCTTTTTGGTGGCGTGCCCCTTGGTGACCGGACCTTGCGGAATGCCGCGTTCGTAGACTTGCGTCCAGGTCCAACCATCGCGACTGACTTCGACTTCGCACCACTGCGACAGGAAGTTAACCACGGTCACGCCCACGCCGTGCAATCCGCCGGAGGTTTGGTAGGCCCCTTTTTGGAACTTGCCGCCAAATTTCAGCACCGTCATCACGCCTTCGAGCGTGGTGACTTCGCGATCCATCTCCTCGGACAACTGCTCGTGAATGGTGACCGGGATGCCGCGACCGTCGTCTTCCACCGTGACCGAGCCATCGCTGTGGACGGTCACCGAGACCGCGGTGGCGAATTCCGCCATCGCTTCGTCGATCGAATTGTCGACGACTTCATAGACCAAGTGATGCAGGCCCCGACCGGTGGTGTCGCCGATGTACATGCCGGGCCGCTCGCGGACGTGTTCCAAGTCCGACAAATGCTGCAAATCCTTCGACGTGTACTCAGCGTTGGCTGCGATGCGACTCGAAGGAGGGGTGGGTTCGGGAGAAGCGGATTCGGAAGGAGGGACGTCGCTCATACTGTTTATCGAAGACCTAAAAAGGCGGCATGGTCGGGTCGTTTAAATTCCTCGGTATCATAACAGTTTGTGGGCCGTTATGCGATGGCCATTGGGGGCCAAACCCGCCCTCTCAAGTCGTTTTGCGACAATGACTTGCGGCCCAATAAACCAGTCCTCCCAAGGCCGACGGTAAGGATTTGTTGGCAGCCCCAACTTTGCAACCTATGCTTCTCCAGCGGGGGTACCTAATGCCCTTGCACTGCCCGTTCCAACCATCCCGACCCGCACGGCCCTCCCTTCGGCCATGAGTGGGTATGCTATGCAACCGAATGAAAGCCTGATGTCCTGCGAGGAACTTGCCCGCCGCATCGCCCAGCTCGACCCCGACTTGCCGCCGGCGGAAGTCGCACGGTTGTGCCTGCTGATCCTGCAGGCGGGGGAAACTCCATCGTCCTTGAGCGACGACGCGGAATTGCTCCGCCACTGGCGCATCGCCGCCTTCCGACTCGACGCCGCCGCCGACCAACACGCCGCCATGGCCTGCGAATTGGACCAGCTATGTGGCGAAGGCCCGGTACGATTCCAGCCTGAACAAATTTGGACGCTGCTCAAAGCGGTCAAAATCCACAGCCAAATCCTGGAACTGTACACCGGCGCCCCCTCGCTGATCTAAGCGGTTTTGAATTGCCAGGCCGCCGGCGGGCAACTAAAGTCAAAGAATTCGACCTCCGGTTTTTCCCGTCTTTTCGGCTGAACCGTGTTTTGGGGCTGAGCCGATCCTTCGATTGATTTCCGCATTCTCCGTACCGAGTTACCAGTATCGTGTACACCATCGCCTGGCTCCTGTTTATCCTGGCCTGCATCGCCGCCGTGCCGATCGCCGCCATGATCGATTCCATGCAACGCAAGAAAGCGCAGCGTGAAGCGCTGATGGCCGACGAAGAACCGGCCGAAGCGATTGCCGAAGAACCGCTTGCAGAAGAAGACGGCGAACAGGTCGTGGTCGCCGAAGACGCCCCAGCCGAATTGGTAGAGGAAGTCCAGGCGGTCGAGATGGCCGATGGCGACGACCTATTCGGCCAAGATCTGCCCAAATAATCTCGCAACCGTAGCTACCGTCGCCAGACGG from Roseimaritima ulvae includes these protein-coding regions:
- a CDS encoding DNA gyrase subunit B — encoded protein: MSDVPPSESASPEPTPPSSRIAANAEYTSKDLQHLSDLEHVRERPGMYIGDTTGRGLHHLVYEVVDNSIDEAMAEFATAVSVTVHSDGSVTVEDDGRGIPVTIHEQLSEEMDREVTTLEGVMTVLKFGGKFQKGAYQTSGGLHGVGVTVVNFLSQWCEVEVSRDGWTWTQVYERGIPQGPVTKGHATKKKGTKTTFKADGQIFSTTKYSFDTLYKRLQELAFLNSGVHIKFLDERNGESGDFKYERGILEFVEHLNRASDVLHSDVIHMQGSRDGVEYEIALQYNTDFTETVQSYVNNIHTIEGGTHVSGFRSALTRTLNNYGKKENLFKATTPTGDDFREGLTAVISVRVPHPQFEGQTKTKLGNGEVEGIVSGGVGEQLTKYMEENPRVAKTIVRKGLLAAEAREAARKAKDMLRKRKDALGGGGLPGKLRDCISKKMEECEVYLVEGDSAGGSAEGGRMREYQAILPLRGKIINAYKSREDKVLANEEVQSMIQAIGTGIGADQDLTRRRYNKIIIMTDADVDGSHIRTLLLCFFYRQMYQLVAGGHVYVAQPPLFRVSRGKERYYIQTEEEMKAQLLERGLADSVFEAEDGRRIEGEQMEKLCTTLAGIEDAITAMERRGISLKAHALRLDPETNRLPPFHLFVGAEDHWFQSHEKVEEYLSANNLSLDSEAEPAAEGEEGAEGDKAPEEAAGPSVYLIELHEVRTINSALKDLQQVGVGIDDLIPQERTGSTAPRFELVRGDDNRRSLEDLRELLPQVRAAGEKGLQLTRFKGLGEMNAEELRETTLDPSNRTLVQVNLADAGAADEMFRLLMGDKVEPRREFIEKHALDVRNLDV
- a CDS encoding aminotransferase class I/II-fold pyridoxal phosphate-dependent enzyme, whose translation is MSSSPPPPFRWMQQRLEELDQAALRRRLRPADTQSLQLIDQHGQPRINFGSNDYLGLASQPLTAPARPPGDRLPPVDQPPRRGSGASALVCGHTLLHQRLIDALRQLEETEAAVLYPSGYAACSGCVAALARRGDLILSDALNHASLIDGCRLSKAERFVFAHADTEMVEALLKHHRRSFRNAWIVTDSVFSMDGDIAPLQRLAAIAARYDATLIVDEAHGTAVLGSDGSGACAALGIKDQVPIRIGTLSKALGAQGGFVVGPQVVIDYLLNHSRPLIYSTAAAPTTIAAALLGVQSIAEEPKKREHVQRLSRRLRAGLRSLGKDQPADDSLAAGVPIVPIRLGAAEAATAAAEQLWDRGFYVPAIRPPTVPPGTSRLRVSLSAAHSEQQVDALLEAIAHLPVA